In Amycolatopsis sp. EV170708-02-1, the following are encoded in one genomic region:
- a CDS encoding alpha-(1->3)-arabinofuranosyltransferase, whose protein sequence is MVTPGALVKRPSTWIVLALTVLSFVQRPGRTTFDTKLDLAVDPLAFLGRALHLWNPQATAGELQNQAYGYLFPMGPFFAVCQAVGMPVWIAQRLWCAILLSVAFGGALLVARALKIGNERTRLIGAVGYALAPRMVTEIGSLSSEMLPAVLLPWVLLPLILADRIGSPRRAAGLSALAVLCMGGINGAMVVMALVLPGLWLLTRKWRSTHVALVIWWFVFVVGVVLWWFLPLVLLGQYSLPFLDYIESATNTTAPMSLFEVLRGTNQWVAYVVQGTPWWPSGWALIDNPVLMAATGLVAAVGLFGLARRGLPERRFLVLGVLTGLTLLTVGYVGTLDSPLAEPVRQLLDGPLAPLRNVHKFEPVLRLPLMLAFVHGITSAAPALRRQLRPALGALLVVAMAAPVWLLTLRPGPGWDEVPGYWYDAMGYVAKTDATARTLLLPATGFGEYDWGRTVDEPAQAIADSPWAVRNQVPLGSEGNTRLMDSVDAALADGRGDPGLAALLARSGYRFLLLRGDVDRAKVGAPDFTTLRAGLAGSPGIEKSAQFGPLEVFEVKRPVPLVTATSTKDVPTVSGGPENLLPLMNSGQLDPGTPTVLTGDGGSPTGPRLVTDGLRRAERNVGGVRDNLSQTLTAGESPRQQRAALDVLPFPGEQHQTLAAYRGIRSVTASTAASFADAFGGSDPSHQPFAALDGDPRTAWHSSSFTGPIGEWLEVELDTPRLVNSVDLAMVDDIRVGWPPTRIRITTDNGSVDHQVVRGAGAHTYPVPAGVTRKVRITLLSLVVGRQDGNVGISELKIPGVEPQRALEVPADLGAGAAPGFAFTRGPQPRYACVPGRCDANAGRDGEEPDGIRRLFSTTSRSAYEFGGTVLPAGGGRVPVTLPGVRVSATSQLGGDPSASAFAAVDGNPATAWQPDITDLRPTMTLDWAKPQTISGIRVADSRTSARLELTTPTSSRSVELDASGAATFPPMETSQLKIAFAGLDDDQRTRNSLGIGSLSLTGAELPAPVAEFTLPCGSGPNVRLDGFDYDTSVRGTLADFLAHRPLTLSACPDSAGGVDLAAGGHELRTDRSESFVVQDLWLKPSGLAVSPATHRAVTVDSWDATSRSVTVAGGDESVLAVPENANAGWTASLNGTPLAKTRVDGWQQAWILPAGSGGVVHLEFTPDWKYRSGLLIGAVAILLVLIGALWPARRRRIPVEAGSGRVVPVVLIGLLAVLGGMLPIVLLIAVLLARQFSERAPRYLAFGGMVVGTLVAVVGRLLGHGQEWAYGPVTQASLLLAAAAMVAMCVPWFAGRSPEPDVGPGS, encoded by the coding sequence ATGGTAACCCCCGGCGCGCTCGTGAAGAGGCCGAGCACGTGGATCGTGCTGGCACTCACCGTGCTGTCCTTTGTGCAGCGTCCCGGCAGGACGACCTTCGACACGAAACTCGACCTCGCCGTGGATCCGCTGGCCTTCCTCGGCAGGGCACTGCACCTGTGGAATCCCCAGGCGACGGCGGGGGAGCTGCAGAACCAGGCGTACGGCTACCTGTTCCCGATGGGGCCGTTCTTCGCGGTGTGCCAGGCCGTCGGCATGCCGGTGTGGATCGCACAGCGGCTGTGGTGCGCGATCCTGCTCTCGGTCGCGTTCGGCGGCGCCCTGCTCGTGGCCCGCGCGCTGAAAATAGGGAACGAACGGACTCGGCTGATCGGAGCAGTCGGTTACGCCCTCGCGCCGAGGATGGTCACCGAAATCGGTTCGCTGTCCTCGGAAATGCTGCCCGCGGTCCTGCTGCCGTGGGTGCTGCTGCCGTTGATCCTCGCCGATCGCATCGGCTCGCCGCGCCGTGCCGCCGGGTTGTCCGCGCTCGCCGTGCTGTGCATGGGCGGGATCAACGGCGCGATGGTCGTGATGGCGCTCGTGCTCCCGGGATTGTGGCTGCTGACCAGGAAATGGCGGAGCACGCACGTCGCGCTGGTGATCTGGTGGTTCGTCTTCGTCGTCGGCGTGGTGCTGTGGTGGTTCCTGCCACTGGTGCTGCTCGGCCAGTACAGCCTGCCGTTCCTCGACTACATCGAATCCGCGACGAACACCACGGCGCCGATGTCGTTGTTCGAGGTGCTGCGCGGCACGAACCAGTGGGTCGCCTACGTCGTGCAAGGCACGCCGTGGTGGCCCTCTGGCTGGGCGCTGATCGACAATCCGGTGCTGATGGCGGCGACCGGCCTGGTGGCGGCGGTCGGGCTGTTCGGCCTCGCGCGGCGTGGGCTGCCCGAACGACGGTTCCTGGTGCTCGGCGTGCTGACCGGGCTGACGCTGCTGACCGTCGGCTACGTCGGGACGCTCGACAGCCCCCTGGCGGAACCCGTGCGGCAGCTGCTCGACGGCCCGCTGGCGCCCCTGCGGAACGTGCACAAATTCGAACCGGTGCTGCGGCTGCCGCTGATGCTCGCGTTCGTCCACGGCATCACGAGCGCCGCGCCGGCACTACGCCGCCAGCTGCGTCCCGCGCTGGGAGCGCTGCTGGTCGTGGCGATGGCCGCGCCGGTGTGGCTGCTGACGTTGCGGCCGGGGCCGGGCTGGGACGAGGTGCCGGGATATTGGTACGACGCGATGGGGTACGTCGCCAAGACCGACGCGACGGCGCGGACGTTGCTGCTGCCCGCGACCGGGTTCGGGGAGTACGACTGGGGCCGCACGGTGGACGAACCGGCGCAGGCCATCGCGGACAGCCCGTGGGCGGTGCGCAACCAGGTCCCGCTGGGCTCGGAGGGCAACACCCGCCTGATGGACTCGGTCGACGCCGCCTTGGCCGACGGCAGAGGGGATCCCGGGCTCGCGGCGCTGCTCGCGCGGTCGGGCTACCGGTTCCTGCTGCTGCGCGGCGACGTCGACCGCGCCAAGGTCGGCGCGCCCGATTTCACGACGTTGCGTGCCGGGCTGGCGGGATCGCCGGGGATCGAGAAGTCGGCCCAGTTCGGGCCGCTGGAGGTCTTCGAGGTGAAACGTCCGGTGCCGCTGGTCACCGCGACGTCCACGAAGGACGTCCCGACGGTGAGCGGCGGCCCGGAGAACCTGTTGCCGCTGATGAACTCCGGGCAGCTCGATCCCGGCACGCCGACGGTGCTGACCGGTGACGGCGGTTCGCCGACGGGGCCGAGGCTGGTCACCGACGGGCTGCGCCGCGCCGAACGCAACGTCGGCGGGGTGCGGGACAACCTGAGCCAGACACTGACCGCCGGGGAATCCCCGCGCCAGCAACGAGCCGCGCTGGACGTCCTGCCGTTTCCGGGCGAGCAGCACCAGACCCTGGCCGCGTACCGGGGGATCCGCTCGGTCACCGCGTCGACGGCGGCGTCGTTCGCGGACGCTTTCGGCGGCTCGGATCCGAGCCATCAGCCGTTCGCCGCGCTGGACGGGGATCCGCGCACCGCCTGGCATTCGTCCAGCTTCACCGGGCCGATCGGGGAATGGCTCGAAGTCGAACTCGACACCCCGCGGCTGGTGAACTCGGTCGATCTCGCGATGGTCGACGACATCCGCGTCGGCTGGCCGCCGACCAGGATCCGGATCACCACGGACAACGGTTCCGTCGATCACCAGGTCGTGCGGGGCGCGGGGGCGCACACCTATCCGGTGCCGGCGGGGGTGACGCGCAAGGTGCGGATCACGTTGCTGTCGCTCGTGGTCGGCAGGCAGGACGGCAACGTCGGGATCTCGGAGCTGAAGATCCCGGGCGTGGAACCGCAGCGCGCGCTGGAAGTCCCCGCCGATCTCGGGGCGGGTGCGGCTCCGGGGTTCGCGTTCACGCGCGGGCCGCAGCCGAGGTACGCGTGCGTGCCCGGGCGCTGTGACGCCAACGCGGGCCGTGACGGTGAGGAACCGGACGGCATCAGGCGGCTGTTCTCGACGACGTCGCGGAGCGCCTACGAGTTCGGCGGCACCGTGCTGCCCGCGGGCGGTGGCCGGGTGCCGGTGACGCTGCCGGGCGTGCGGGTGTCGGCGACGTCGCAACTGGGCGGGGATCCGTCCGCGAGCGCGTTCGCCGCGGTGGACGGGAATCCCGCGACCGCGTGGCAACCCGACATCACCGACCTGCGGCCGACGATGACGCTGGACTGGGCGAAACCGCAGACCATTTCCGGAATCCGCGTCGCCGACTCGCGCACATCCGCGCGACTGGAACTGACCACCCCGACGTCGAGCCGTTCCGTCGAACTCGACGCCTCCGGAGCGGCGACGTTCCCGCCCATGGAGACCTCACAGCTGAAGATCGCGTTCGCGGGTCTCGACGACGACCAGCGGACCCGGAACTCGCTCGGAATCGGGAGTCTTTCCCTGACCGGTGCGGAACTTCCCGCTCCGGTGGCGGAATTCACCCTGCCCTGCGGATCGGGCCCGAACGTCCGCCTGGACGGCTTCGACTACGACACTTCCGTACGCGGCACGCTCGCCGACTTCCTCGCGCACCGGCCGCTGACCCTGTCCGCGTGCCCTGATTCGGCGGGCGGCGTGGACCTGGCGGCGGGCGGTCACGAACTGCGGACCGACCGGTCCGAGTCCTTTGTGGTCCAAGACCTTTGGCTGAAACCCTCCGGGCTCGCCGTTTCGCCCGCCACGCATCGCGCCGTCACCGTGGACTCCTGGGACGCGACGTCGCGCTCGGTCACCGTGGCTGGGGGCGACGAGTCCGTTCTCGCCGTTCCGGAGAACGCGAACGCGGGCTGGACCGCTTCGCTGAACGGGACTCCGCTGGCGAAGACGCGCGTCGACGGCTGGCAGCAGGCGTGGATCCTGCCCGCGGGCTCCGGCGGTGTCGTGCACCTGGAGTTCACGCCGGACTGGAAGTACCGGTCCGGTCTGCTGATCGGTGCGGTCGCGATCCTGCTGGTGCTGATCGGGGCGCTGTGGCCTGCCCGCCGTCGTCGTATTCCGGTGGAAGCGGGCTCCGGGCGGGTGGTCCCGGTGGTCCTGATCGGACTGCTGGCCGTCCTGGGCGGGATGCTGCCGATCGTGCTGCTGATCGCCGTCCTGCTCGCCCGCCAGTTCAGCGAACGCGCGCCGCGGTATCTCGCTTTCGGCGGGATGGTCGTGGGAACGCTCGTCGCGGTGGTGGGGCGGCTGCTGGGGCACGGCCAGGAATGGGCCTATGGTCCGGTGACCCAGGCTTCGCTGCTGCTGGCGGCGGCGGCGATGGTGGCGATGTGTGTGCCTTGGTTCGCCGGGCGGTCACCCGAGCCGGACGTCGGGCCGGGGTCGTAG
- a CDS encoding lipopolysaccharide biosynthesis protein has protein sequence MSVDAEVGQTRTDKRVAAILVSLALAANNAGAYALSIVAARLLAPSAFGELSSLLAVLVIGVVPAMGLQTVVALRVARLRSSKESQDSGTLLALGLTTSAIVATIGLILAPVLVFVLHLDSVVPALLLAVTLGPLTLLGLFHGLLQGGGRFALLAGLMSLEGAGKVGGSLLGLLIGGDATGALAGTAIGSYLVIFCGWVLCGRPRPRKAGWHAGEVLHAAQAMLALVLLVNLDLVLARHTLPATEAGEYALGAIVTKIAYWLPQAVGVLVLPRFANGADRHRILPAALAVCAALDAFVLVVSFAFGSRLLSFIGGSGYAASTMPVWPFALAGSMLALVQILLFSRLAAGDRRVTVLMWTTVVVETVLVTTWLHSSAAQVVIVAACCAGGLALSGAVLELRSRR, from the coding sequence TTGAGCGTAGACGCCGAGGTCGGGCAGACCAGGACCGACAAGCGTGTCGCGGCGATCCTCGTTTCGCTCGCGCTGGCCGCGAACAACGCCGGCGCCTACGCGCTGAGCATCGTCGCCGCCCGGCTGCTCGCGCCGAGCGCGTTCGGTGAGCTGAGCTCGCTGCTGGCGGTGCTGGTGATCGGTGTCGTGCCCGCGATGGGGCTGCAGACCGTGGTGGCGCTGCGGGTGGCCCGGCTGCGTTCATCAAAGGAGTCGCAGGACAGCGGGACACTGCTCGCGCTCGGCCTCACCACGAGCGCCATCGTCGCGACCATCGGCCTGATCCTGGCGCCGGTGCTGGTCTTCGTGCTGCACCTGGATTCCGTGGTGCCCGCGCTGCTGCTCGCCGTCACGCTCGGACCGCTCACGCTGCTCGGTCTCTTCCACGGCCTGCTGCAAGGCGGTGGCCGCTTCGCGCTGCTGGCCGGGCTCATGTCGCTCGAAGGCGCGGGCAAGGTCGGCGGCTCGCTGCTCGGCCTGCTGATCGGCGGCGACGCCACCGGCGCGCTGGCCGGGACCGCGATCGGCTCGTACCTGGTGATCTTCTGCGGCTGGGTCCTCTGTGGACGGCCCCGGCCCCGCAAGGCGGGCTGGCACGCGGGCGAGGTCCTGCACGCGGCGCAGGCGATGCTGGCGCTGGTCCTGCTGGTGAACCTCGACCTCGTACTGGCGCGCCACACCCTCCCCGCGACCGAGGCAGGCGAATACGCTCTCGGCGCGATCGTCACGAAGATCGCCTACTGGCTCCCCCAAGCCGTCGGTGTCCTGGTGCTGCCCCGTTTCGCGAACGGCGCCGACCGCCACCGCATCCTGCCCGCCGCCCTGGCCGTCTGCGCCGCTCTCGACGCGTTCGTGCTGGTGGTTTCTTTCGCTTTCGGGTCGCGTCTGCTCTCGTTCATCGGCGGCTCCGGCTACGCCGCCAGCACCATGCCGGTGTGGCCGTTCGCCCTCGCGGGCTCGATGCTCGCGCTGGTGCAGATCCTGCTGTTCTCGCGCCTCGCCGCCGGTGACCGGCGGGTGACCGTGCTGATGTGGACGACCGTGGTGGTGGAGACGGTGCTGGTGACGACTTGGCTGCACTCGTCGGCCGCTCAAGTGGTGATCGTCGCCGCTTGCTGTGCTGGAGGTTTGGCGCTCTCCGGCGCGGTGTTGGAGCTGCGGTCGCGGAGGTGA
- a CDS encoding class I SAM-dependent methyltransferase: MTRDQGLALWNAACRLEKGDLVVEIGSHQGRSTIVLASAARTAGARVVAVDPFVDGRLFGGSPTRQRFEANLRKAGVEDVVELVAEYSTKLRPRWDRPIQLLYIDGKHDYWTYTDDLRWSANLDDGAEILVHDCFSSIGVTLGTIAKVLFGRRYTYLDRATSLARFRLAPPSAKDRLRVLAQLPWFVRNVGIKILLRLRLAPVAKLFGHDSPYDPY, encoded by the coding sequence ATGACGCGGGATCAGGGCCTCGCCTTGTGGAACGCCGCGTGCCGGCTGGAGAAGGGCGATCTCGTCGTCGAGATCGGCAGCCACCAGGGCCGTTCGACGATCGTGCTCGCGAGCGCCGCCCGCACGGCCGGGGCGCGAGTGGTCGCGGTCGATCCGTTCGTCGACGGACGGTTGTTCGGCGGATCGCCGACACGCCAACGGTTCGAGGCGAACCTGAGAAAGGCGGGCGTCGAGGACGTCGTCGAGCTCGTGGCGGAGTACAGCACGAAGCTCCGCCCACGCTGGGACCGCCCGATCCAGCTGCTCTACATCGACGGCAAACACGACTACTGGACCTACACCGACGACCTGCGCTGGTCGGCGAACCTGGACGACGGCGCGGAAATCCTGGTCCACGACTGTTTTTCCTCCATCGGCGTCACACTGGGCACGATCGCGAAAGTCCTCTTCGGACGGCGCTACACCTATCTCGACCGCGCGACGTCGCTGGCCCGGTTCCGGCTCGCCCCGCCGTCGGCGAAGGACAGGCTGCGCGTGCTCGCCCAGCTGCCGTGGTTCGTGCGCAACGTCGGGATCAAGATCCTGCTGCGGCTGCGCCTGGCTCCCGTCGCGAAGCTCTTCGGCCACGACAGTCCGTACGACCCTTACTGA